GACGACCTACACGACGCCGACCGGCGCCGAGGTGACCTCGACGTTCGCGCGGCCAACCCCCGTCGACCCGCTGACCGACGACGTCGACGTGCGCGTCCAACGGGCGCAGGCCGACGACACGCAGCAACAGGTGACGACCGGACTCACCGGCCTCCTCGGTGGCGGCGGTGGCGGCGCTGGCGCGCTCCAGCCACAGCCGGACGACTCGGAGACGACGAGCGACGAGGCGGTCGACGTGACGGTGACCAACTTCGGCAACGCGGCCATCGAAGACGTGGTCGCCGCCGCCGAGTCGCCCAACGGCACCGTGCTGGCCGCTGTCGGTCGGTTCGCCGTGACCGACCGGCTCGAACCGGGCGAGTCGGCGACCGTCGAGGCCGACCTCGCCGGGGTCTCGGCCGCAAGCGTCGACTTCGTCGCGACCTACCGGGCCGGCAACGACAGCACGCAGCGAGCGACAGGGACGTACGCGCTCGACCCAGCGGTGGGCCAGGCGACGCTGACCGGGCTCGACGTGACCGTCGACGACGAGGGTCGGGTGGCCATCAGCGGGAACCTCGCCAACGTCGGCGACGGCGACGTCAGCAGCGCGCTGGTCGCCGTCGAACCGACCGACGCCGTCCAGCCCGCCTACCCGCAGCGGACCTACTTCGTGGGCACCGTCGCGAGCAGCGAGTTCGCCCCCTTCGAGCTGGTCGCCCAGGCGGACACGGAAAACGCGACGTCGGTGACGGTCCGCGTCGAGTACACCGCCGGCGATGCGCGCACGACCGACCGGTTGACGGTGCCGCTGCCGGCCGACGACGGCACCGACCTGGCGGACGGACAGCAGACCGCGACGCTCGTCGCGTGGGTCGGGGCCGGCCTCGTGGTGACTGTCGCGCTCACCCTCCTGCTCCGGCGTCGCCGGGGCGGCGACCGATGACCGGCGAGCAGGGGGCCGGTGACGCTGCACCCGCCCACTCGGTATCGCTGGACGTGGACGCGGTGACGGTGGCTCACGACGTCCCGCCGCTCCGCCTCGCCGACGTCACGAAACGCTACGACAGCGGCCGCGCCGGCTACGTGGCGGCGCTCTCGAACGTGGACTTCGCCGTCGAGCCCGGGGAAGTCGTCGCCGTCGTCGGGCCCAGCGGGAGCGGCAAGTCGACGCTGCTCAACCTGCTCGGCCTGCTCGACGACCCGACGAGCGGCCGGGTCGAGCTCTGGGGGCAGTCGACCGGGGGCCTCTCGGACGCCGAACTGACCGACGCCCGCCGGGAGTCGCTGGGCTTCGTGTTCCAGGACTTCCACCTGTTGCCGACGCTCACCGCGCTGGAGAACGTCCGGCTCCCGACGGCGTTCCTCCCCGGCGACGCGACCGACCGGGCCCGCGACCTGCTCGAACGCGTCGGCCTGGCCGACCGCATGGACCACACGCCCGACGAGCTCTCCGGCGGACAGAAACAGCGGGTCGCCATCGCGCGCTCCCTGGTCAACGAACCGGCGGTGCTGCTGGCCGACGAGCCGACGGGCAACCTGGACCGCGAGACGGGGACGCAGATACTGGAGGAGGTCCGGCAAATCAGCGACACCGGCGTCGGCGTCGTCGCCGTCACCCACGACGACCTCGTCACCGACTACGCCGACCGGACGGTCCAGCTAATCGATGGGGTGGTCCAGCGTGGGTGACCGCTTCCCGGCGCTGACGCTGGCCACGCGGAACCTCTCACGCCAGCGGATACGGGCGGCGCTGGCGGCGCTCGGCATCGTCATCGGCGTGTTCGCCGTCGTCACGCTGGGCCTGCTGGGCAACGCACTCAGCGTCGCTGCGACGGAGGAACTGGGCGGCCTGGGCAACCAGGTCATCGTCAGTCCGTCCCAGGCGTCCGGCGAGGACTCGCTCGACTCCCGCGACCTGGCGGCGGTCCAACGGGCCGCGAGCGGCCGGGGGACGGTGGTGCCGCTCAGGGTGACCGGGGCGCAGGTGCGTGCCAGCGGCGGGCAGACGTTCGCACAGGTGTACGGCACCGACCGCCCGGGGACGCTCTTCGGGAACGGCAGCGACGGCATTCCGGCGTTCCACCGGCAGGGCGCGCTCGTCGGGGCGGACGTCGCCGCGGACCTCTCGGTCCGCGAGGGGAGCACGATAACCGTCGAGGAAAACGAGTACCGGGTCGTCGCCGTCCTCCCGGAGGTGTCGAGCATCTCGCCGCTCCAGCCGGACTCGTCGGTCATCCTCCCGGCCGACGAGTTCGCCACGTCGGGGTACTCCCAGGTCGTGATACGGGCGAACTCGGCTGACGACGCCAGGGCGGTGGCGAGCGGCGTCGAAGAACGGTTGAACGCCCGCCAGCAGCGCGTCTCCGTCTTCTCCCTGACCAGCATCCTCGACCGCATCTCGGAGTTCTTCGACCTGCTCAACGGGTTCTTGCTCGCTATCGCGGGCATCTCGCTGGTCGTCGCCGGCGTCAGCATCTTCAACGTCATGCTGATGTCCGTCTCCGAGCGTCGCGGGGAGATTGGCGTCCTTCGGGCGGTCGGAATCCACCGTCGGCAGGTCCTCCGGACGCTGCTCGTCGAGGCGACGCTGCTCGGCGTGGTCGGCGGTGCCATCGGGGCGCTCCTGGGTACCGTGACAGTTGTCGTCACGGCGCTGTTCACCGAACTCCCGCTGTCGGCGGTCCTCCTGCCGGGGAACGCCGTCGTCCCGCTGGGCGCGTTCGCGTTCGGCGTCGTCATCTCGCTCGTCGGGGGCCTGTACCCGGCGTACCGGGCGGCCTGGGAACCGCCGGTGTCGGCGTTGCGCGGGTGAGGACGGCTACAGGGAGTCGACCGTCTCGACGACCGAGTCCCAGTGGCTCCCCTTCCAGAAGTGCTGGCCGCAGTCGCGACATCGCCACACGGACGTCTCGGTCGGGTCGGGGGCGTACTCCGGCGTCGGCTCGGTCCGGTCGACGCGCTCCAGCGGCGCGTTGCAGGTCCCGCAGTACTGCGGTTCGTCGGTCACCGAGAGCGAGAAGCCGGCGGCTGCGAGCTCGCGCAGCTGGTCGGTCACCTCGCGTTCGGTCAGTAACACCGCGTCGGGCGCTCGCTGGGCCAGCTGCCGGTCGCGGGTGACGACACGCCGTCCCTCAGTATGGGCCAGTGCCAGCATGTCCTCGTCGCCCTCGGCGTCGCGGTCCAGCGCGTACGCGGCGTCGTAGCCACACAGCCGCAGGTAGGTCGCGAGCTTCCCGAGCATCGCGTCGAGCAAGAGCGGGTCGCCCGGGGCTTCAGCCATCGAGGAACTCACGGACTTCCTGGGCGTCGCGCGTGTTCAGCACGTCGGCTGCCTCGGCCCACCCCCGACGGGCCGTGTGGACGCCGTAGCGCACCTGCTCGAAGTTGCTCGGGCTGTGCGCGTCGGTGTTGATGGCGATGGTGGCCCCGGCCTCGATGGCACGTTTGACCGCGCCACCGGTGAGGTCCAGGCGGGCCGGGCTGGCGTTCACCTCGAGGGCGGTGCCGTGCTCGGCGGCCGCCGCGGCGAGTCGCTCGACGTCGACGTCGAGGCCGGGTCGCCGGTTGAGGAACCGCCCTGTCGGGTGGCCGACGATGTTCACGTCCGGGTGTTCCGCGGCCGCGACCAGGCGGTCGGTGCCGTCGCCGTCCAGCGCGGCGTGCGGGGAGGCGACCACCACGTCGAGGTCGGCGAGCAGGTCGTCGGCGACCGAGATAGTGCCGTCCTCGGCGATGTTCGCCTCGACGCCGGTGAACACGTCGATTGGGGCATCCTCGGCGACCGCCCGGACCGCCTCGAGTTGCTCGCGCAGTTCGTCGTCCGGTACGCCGACGCCACCGACCATCCCCGGCCCCGTCGCGTGGTCACTGATTGCGAGGTAGTCGTGGCCGAACTCGGCGGCCCCCTCGACCATCTCGGCGACCGTGTACCCGCCGTCGGACCAGTCGGTGTGGACGTGTAGGTCGCCGCGAATCTCCCCTTCTTCGAGGAGGTCCGGCAGGTCCCCGCTCGCCGCGGCCGCGACCTCGCCACGGTTCTCGCGTAGCTCCGGGGGCATCCACGCCATCTCCAGGGCCTCGTAGACGCCCGCTTCGGTCTCGCCCGCGATTCGCTCGCCGGCACGCTGACCGTCCGACTCCTCCTCGACTTCGGAGACGTCGAAGACGCCGTACTCGTTGACTTTCAGGCCCCGGTCGATGGCGCGGTTCCGCACGGCGACGTTGTGGTCCTTGCTCCCCGTGAAGTACTGGAGGGCAGCCCCGAACTCCTCGGGGACGACCACCCGGAGGTCGACGCGTACCCCGCCGGCACGGACGCTGGCTTTCGTCTCGCCGGCCTCGATGACGGTGTCGCCGGCCCCCCAGTCGGTGAAGGCGTCGACCACGGCGTCGCCGTCGGTGCTCCCGACGAGGACGTCCACGTCGCCGATGGTCGGCCGCCACCGGCGGAGCGACCCGCCCAGTGCACACCGCTCGACGGCCGGGACGTCGTCGAGGAACGCGCGGACCTCCTCGCCGTAGGGCCTGGCCTCCCCGAGCAGTGCGCGCTCGTGGGCCTCGCGGGCGAAGTCGACGTTGTCGAGGATGTTCTGCTCGGTCTTCGCACCGAAGCCCTTGACGTCCTGAATCTCGCCGGCTTCGGCCGCGGCTTCCAGCTCGTCGAGTGTCGTGATACCCAGCTCCTCGTACAGTTTCCCGACGGTCTTCGGGCCGACGCCCTCGACGGCGGTCAGCCCGGTCATGTCGACGGGCAGCTCCTCGCGGAGGTCCTCCAGTTCCCCGATGGCACCCGTCTCGACGTACTCGACGATCTTCGCCGATATCGCGTCGCCGACGCCTTCTATCTCGCCGACTGCGTCGGCCCCCTCTCTCGCTAAGTCCTCGACGGCCGCCGGGTGGTCCCGGACGTTCTCGGCTGCCCGGCGGTACGTCCGGGGCTTGTACTCGACGCCCTGCGCGTCCAGCAGGTCGGCGAACGCTTCGAGCTCCGTCGCGACTTCGTCGTTCCGGCTCATGCTAGAGACTCCGTCCGGCACGACCCGTACCGGAATCCGCGTCCTCGTGGCCCAGCGCCTTGCGCAGGAACTTCATCCAGCGCTTCTGGTCGGCGGTCTGCTGGGCCCGCTGTTCGGCCTCGAGGTCCGCCGGGCCGAGCTGTTCGAGCGCGTTCAGCGCCCGGTCGATGCCGATGACGGCGTCGGCCAGCGTCTGGCCCTCCTCGTAGCTCACCTCGCCGTTCTCGATGCGTTGCTTGCGCTGGAGGCGCTCTCTGCGGAGGTTCGTCTTCGCCTGCTCGACGCGCTCGCGTTCGCCCGGCGGAATCGTGTCCCGCCGCTTTATCTCGAAGACGAACGACTGGAGTTCGATCTCCTCACCCTGGACGATGATGCTGTCGGGAATCGCGGCACCCACTGTCGCGCCCTCCCGTTCGATGCGCTCCAGCAGTCGTTTGCGCTCGAACTCTCTCACTACCCGTTCGTTCGGTCTGGGGGCTCTTACTCGCTTCGCTCGGTGACCTCTCGCCGCCAGTACCGGGACGCGAGCATCACGGACTTCCAGTCGCCCTGATCCGAGCCCGCCGGTATCTTTTTGATTTCCTCTCACGTGGGTCTGAGACAAGACAGGGTCGACCGCCCGCTATCCGCTCTCCATGACGCTCACATTCGACCCGCTCGACGACGAGTCGGGGCTGGCAGTCATCGACCGCGTCGAGCGACAGCGCTACCGCATCTTAACCCCCGAGGCGGTCGACCCGCACCCGACCGCCGCGGATTCGTTCCGGTTCCCGGTCGGCGCCGCAGTGTCGATTCGGACCGAGGCCATCGTCCTCCCGACGGTCGTTCCCGTCTACGTCCGCGACGCCGAGGGGGCGACGGTCGCCGAGGTCACGCAGTTCGACAGTCGGTCCCTCCCCGACGGCGAGTACAGCCTCGACCTCTGTACCCGCATCAAGACCTACCTGCGCGTCCGGTCTGGATTCGAGGTCAGCGTCGACATCGACCGGACACGCATCGAGTTCGACGAGCCGACCGAGGTCAGAATCGGCGCCCGCTCCCGCCACGACCGACCGGCCGCGACGGTCACGACGACGTCGGACCCCCGCGACCTGATGGCGGCCGTCGAGACGTTCGGGTCGGCGCTGAAGACGACCGACCCGGAGCGGTCGTACCCGACGCTCAGGGGCCACCCGCCGGCGCTCGAACTGGGCGACTCGCTGTCCATCCCGTCGAGCGTCGAGCGGCCGGACACGGGAGTCACGATGGAACTCCCGCCGCGCCTCGCGTCCGTGTTCGTCGCGGCGCCGCTGGCCTACTACCTGGGCGCGCGGTTGGTCCCGGCGTCGACGCCGCGGCTGACGACCGACACCGGGTTCGAGTACGCGCTCGACTCGCCGCGCGGCTTCGAGTCTGCGGTCGAGCGGACGCTGAAACAGCTGTTCTTCCTCGACTGCGTGACCCGAACCGAGGGATACTACGAGATAGACCTGCACGAGCGAACCGCTGTCGAACCCTACGTCGACCTCGACTTCGCGACCCTCTACGACCGACCGCTCGCCGAGCAGGTGGCGGCGTACCTCGAGGTCCCGTACGACCTCATCGAGGACCACATCCCCGAGTGGCGACTGACGGCCCACGTCGAACCCACGGCGGGGAACGCCGAGCAACTCCCCTTCGTCGTCGACGACCTGGCGGTCGTCCGGACCCACGACCACCACCAGCGGACGCAGGCGACGGTGCCCGCGGAGGTCGAGGCCGAGTTCACCCGCGACGACGTCATCACTCGCTCGGCGAGCGCCAGCGACGGCGCGACGGCCAGCGAGTACGTCGAACCGACGTCCGAGGGGACCCTCGAACAGGCCTGGATCGGCGAGAGCATCCCTATCGGGGCGAGCAAACTCACCGTCGAGGCGTTCCTGAACCGCCTGAACCGCGAGAACACCGAGGAGGATATCTCGATCGCCGTCGTCCAGAACGACGCCCGGATGGACGCGGAACGGGAACTCGTCGACGCCGTCTACGGGACCCGGTCGGACCTCCCGTTCGACGTCACCGCTCACCAGAACCTGACGACAGCGGAGCTGACCGACGTCCTCACCGGCCGGTGTGACTTCTTCCACTACATCGGCCACACGGACAGGGACGGATTCACCTGCAGCGACGGCAAACTCGACGTGACGACCCTCGATTCGGTCGGCGTCGACACGTTCCTCCTGAACGCCTGCAACTCCTACCACCAGGGGCTGGCCCTCGTCGAACAGGGCGCCATCGGCGGTATCGTCACGCTCAACGAGGTCATCAACGAGCGCGCGGTCCACATCGGCGAGACCATCGCACGCTTGCTCAACGGTGGCTTCCCGCTCCGGGCGGCGCTCACCGTCGCACGCGAGCAGAGCGTCATGGGCGGCCAGTACATCGTGGTCGGGGACGGGGGGATAACGGTCACGCAGACGGCGGGCGGCGCGCCGAACCTCCTGGACGTCACCCCGGTCGGCGACGGGTTCGACGTGGAGATTCGGACGTACTCGACGGACGACCGCGGGCTCGGAACCATCTTCATGCCGTTCCTGGAGGCCAACGAAACGTACTACCTCAGCTCGGGGAGTATCGACACCTTCCACGTCTCGGAACCCGAACTCACGCGGTTCCTCTCCCTGGAGGAGGTCCCGGTCCGCATCGACGACGAGCTACACTGGAGCAGCTCGATGGAACTGGACGACGTTCTCTGAGCGGTGTGGGCGCGCTGCTTACCGTTTCAGGTATCGGCCGGAAAAATCCGCGCTGCGAAACGCTCGTCGTTCGCTCTCGTTCTATGGACCGCTGATAGCCGCGTTGTTCGCTGCCGCCGCGTTCCCGGCCTGCATCAGCAGCAGGAGGACGGTGAACAGGACGCCGGCCATTCGTGGGTGCTCTGCGAGGTACTTCGCCATTGTACTATCTGACATGGTACACCCTGACTGTCGGGAGATGGGAAATTAAATATTTTTGATTGTAACCTACATATTTTAACTTATATTAAGTAGCGAATAACTGCGATTTCCGAGCCCGCTTGCCATTAGGGGACGAGAACCGGTCTCGCGAGCGATTCGTGCACCCTGTCCCGACCGGTGACTGACGCCCCGTCTGCGTCGGCAGAGGGCGAGGTGGTGGCGATTCCCGTGCGACCTACCAGTATCGTTTTGTAACTCCCTCCACAATCATTGGCAAGAATAACCGACAGATGGGACTTGCAAGCACTCACTTCGCGGACGAACCGGGGGTATCTCGGCAGCGGACTCACGGGTCGGATGGGAGCGTTGCCGCGTCGAGTTCGTCACGCGAGCACGGGGTGGTACTATGACTACGGACCAACTCCGCAACTTCGACGGGGAGACGGTCCGACTCTCGCGGACCGTCCTGCGTGGCAGTCTGCGGGCGGCCGACAACAGTGCGCCCCTGTTGCGGACGGAGTCCGCGGACCCGTCCGCCGACAGTCGCATCGAGGTACCCGTCCCGCTCGCGAAACTGCGCGAGGAGCGACAGATCCGCGTCCTGCACGTCGACGACGACCCGGACCTCGGAGAGACGGTCGGTATGTTCCTGGAACGCATCGACGAGGACCTGACCGTCGTCACCGAGACGAGCGCCGTCGCGGCACTCGGCCACGTCCGCGAAGGCGACGTCGACTGCATCGTCAGCGACTACCAGATGCCGAACACCGACGGGCTCGAGCTGCTCGAGCTCGTTCGCGACCAGCACCCGGACCTGCCCTTTATCCTCTTTACAGGGAAGGGAAGCGAGGAGATCGCGAGCGAGGCCATCGCGGCCGGCGCCACCGACTACATGCAGAAGGGGACCGGCACCGACACGTACGAGGTGCTCGCGAACCGGGTGAAAAACGCCGTCGAGCAGTATCGGACCGAACAGCAGTTCTGGAGCGCCCTCTCGTGGTACCAGCGCCTGGTCGAACAGGAACTGACCGGGGTCTGTATCGTCCAGGGTGGCGAGTTCGTCTACGTCAACCAGAAACTCGCCGAGATTCTCGGGTACGGGCAGGACGAGCTCGTCGGCCAGCCCCCCTCGTTCGTCGTCGCTGCCGACCAGACAGACCTTCTGGAGCAGCTCGGCGCGCCCGACGGAGAACGGGCGGACTCGTTCGAGACCGACTGTCCGGTTGTCCGCGCGGACGGCGAATCGCGGACCATCGAAATCTCCGGCGGGACCATCGAGTACGACGGCGACCCGGCCTGGATCTGCGTCGTCCGGGAACTGGACGACGAGTGACGGCCCTCAGAGTTTGACCATCACCTTGATCTCTTCTCGCTCGTCCATCGCGCGGTAGCCCTCGGGGACACCCTCGAGGTCGACGGTCTTCGTGAACACCGGCGAGGGGTCGAGCACGCCCTGCAGGACGTCGGACATCAAGTCCTCGACGTAGGCACGGACGGGCGCGACGCCGCCG
This DNA window, taken from Haloarcula ordinaria, encodes the following:
- a CDS encoding DUF5788 family protein — its product is MREFERKRLLERIEREGATVGAAIPDSIIVQGEEIELQSFVFEIKRRDTIPPGERERVEQAKTNLRRERLQRKQRIENGEVSYEEGQTLADAVIGIDRALNALEQLGPADLEAEQRAQQTADQKRWMKFLRKALGHEDADSGTGRAGRSL
- the polX gene encoding DNA polymerase/3'-5' exonuclease PolX, whose translation is MSRNDEVATELEAFADLLDAQGVEYKPRTYRRAAENVRDHPAAVEDLAREGADAVGEIEGVGDAISAKIVEYVETGAIGELEDLREELPVDMTGLTAVEGVGPKTVGKLYEELGITTLDELEAAAEAGEIQDVKGFGAKTEQNILDNVDFAREAHERALLGEARPYGEEVRAFLDDVPAVERCALGGSLRRWRPTIGDVDVLVGSTDGDAVVDAFTDWGAGDTVIEAGETKASVRAGGVRVDLRVVVPEEFGAALQYFTGSKDHNVAVRNRAIDRGLKVNEYGVFDVSEVEEESDGQRAGERIAGETEAGVYEALEMAWMPPELRENRGEVAAAASGDLPDLLEEGEIRGDLHVHTDWSDGGYTVAEMVEGAAEFGHDYLAISDHATGPGMVGGVGVPDDELREQLEAVRAVAEDAPIDVFTGVEANIAEDGTISVADDLLADLDVVVASPHAALDGDGTDRLVAAAEHPDVNIVGHPTGRFLNRRPGLDVDVERLAAAAAEHGTALEVNASPARLDLTGGAVKRAIEAGATIAINTDAHSPSNFEQVRYGVHTARRGWAEAADVLNTRDAQEVREFLDG
- a CDS encoding response regulator, with amino-acid sequence MTTDQLRNFDGETVRLSRTVLRGSLRAADNSAPLLRTESADPSADSRIEVPVPLAKLREERQIRVLHVDDDPDLGETVGMFLERIDEDLTVVTETSAVAALGHVREGDVDCIVSDYQMPNTDGLELLELVRDQHPDLPFILFTGKGSEEIASEAIAAGATDYMQKGTGTDTYEVLANRVKNAVEQYRTEQQFWSALSWYQRLVEQELTGVCIVQGGEFVYVNQKLAEILGYGQDELVGQPPSFVVAADQTDLLEQLGAPDGERADSFETDCPVVRADGESRTIEISGGTIEYDGDPAWICVVRELDDE
- a CDS encoding DUF7503 family protein, which codes for MSDSTMAKYLAEHPRMAGVLFTVLLLLMQAGNAAAANNAAISGP
- a CDS encoding Mut7-C RNAse domain-containing protein, translating into MAEAPGDPLLLDAMLGKLATYLRLCGYDAAYALDRDAEGDEDMLALAHTEGRRVVTRDRQLAQRAPDAVLLTEREVTDQLRELAAAGFSLSVTDEPQYCGTCNAPLERVDRTEPTPEYAPDPTETSVWRCRDCGQHFWKGSHWDSVVETVDSL
- a CDS encoding ABC transporter permease → MGWSSVGDRFPALTLATRNLSRQRIRAALAALGIVIGVFAVVTLGLLGNALSVAATEELGGLGNQVIVSPSQASGEDSLDSRDLAAVQRAASGRGTVVPLRVTGAQVRASGGQTFAQVYGTDRPGTLFGNGSDGIPAFHRQGALVGADVAADLSVREGSTITVEENEYRVVAVLPEVSSISPLQPDSSVILPADEFATSGYSQVVIRANSADDARAVASGVEERLNARQQRVSVFSLTSILDRISEFFDLLNGFLLAIAGISLVVAGVSIFNVMLMSVSERRGEIGVLRAVGIHRRQVLRTLLVEATLLGVVGGAIGALLGTVTVVVTALFTELPLSAVLLPGNAVVPLGAFAFGVVISLVGGLYPAYRAAWEPPVSALRG
- a CDS encoding ABC transporter ATP-binding protein, whose amino-acid sequence is MTGEQGAGDAAPAHSVSLDVDAVTVAHDVPPLRLADVTKRYDSGRAGYVAALSNVDFAVEPGEVVAVVGPSGSGKSTLLNLLGLLDDPTSGRVELWGQSTGGLSDAELTDARRESLGFVFQDFHLLPTLTALENVRLPTAFLPGDATDRARDLLERVGLADRMDHTPDELSGGQKQRVAIARSLVNEPAVLLADEPTGNLDRETGTQILEEVRQISDTGVGVVAVTHDDLVTDYADRTVQLIDGVVQRG